The nucleotide window TTCCCGATTTGTTGCTGCCGTCAACCTACCTCGACCGCATCAGCTCACTTATTGGTGGGCTGCAACGGCGGGCTTGATGCTTTGGAGGAAGTCGAGCTGGAATCAGTCGGTGATATTGGTGATTGtggaaggtaggtatgttGAAGACcacctacgtacctaccgATCTGCATCTTGCTACCCGAACCAGAAGTGCTTGCGCGTCTACATACTGCATggagtaggtacctactcttGCCATGCCGTGGAAACCAGAATCAACTAGCAACACCATAATGTCGGAGATGTTGGGACCTGCCTGATGAAAACACAAATGCCATATCTTTTGGATACCAAAATGATAGACTGACTGCCTTTGGTGTACAACTTGATGTACTCCTAGTCGGGAAGTGAAGTCAGAATAAGCTGGCATAGATCATTATGATCTCACCAGGTCGATCATTTCCACAGCCAGTCATGTTGAGAGATTCATATCCCTGCGCCGCGCAAAGATGTACACGCACATCTGACAATCGCCGAACATCATCGACATACCGAACCCTGATCAACCTGATGTCCGGCAGATCAACGGCTTAGACAAACGACAACGCGTTGAAACATACACACGAAAACAGTTAACAACCACAACGACAGACTGTGAATGCATCGCGAAACGTGAATCGACtaatttaggtattattttcAATCAGAATGCAATTCAACAGGCCCGAAATCACCGCAATCCTCCCGAATTCCTTGTCTATATGTTCTCATATGGTATAGGGTTATGTACAAAAAGCTTATTCAGCCGACACATCTCAACACTCCGTCGCTAGTCGCTACATGCGATAATTACAAAGCAACAGCACCGACAagggtgaagaggagagCAAGGCCGGTGACGACGAAGGGGCCCTTGTTCACGGGTCCAGCGACGGAAAAGCCAGCAGCGTTGTGGGTGGCAGAAGCGCTGGCGGAAGAGCtagagccggagccggagccggagccggagccagaGCCGCTGCCGGAACCGGTGGTGGGGGAGGCGGCATCACCGGCCCACTGGGAGCCGGCGCCGTTGAGACCGGGACCCTTGCCGGCGCCGTTCTCGAAGTACTAATTTTTGGTCAGTTAGTTTCAGGCTGCTTCACGATCCCACGCATAGTTGAGAGAGGAAAGCTTACCTTCTTAGCAGCAGCGGGCATCTCAGGAAGCTCATCCGAGTCAACGAGCCAATCGTCATCCTTGGGAGGGCAGTCCTGGGCCTTGGTCGTCTGGGAGTAGCCACCGTCACCAGTGGGGGCGGGGTACTTGGCAAGGGCCTTCTTGTAGGCCGCGAACTCGGGAAGCTCGATGCGCGCGCCGGTCTGGTCGGTGatgtccttgcccttggtaATGTTGACGATTCCGTATCCGTTCTCCTCCATGGTGTACTCGTACATGAGACCACCGCTGTAGACCTTGGTCATGAGCTTGGGGTCCATGAGGGCCGAAACCTCGCCAAAGTCGCGGCCGTTGGTGGTGCAGCCGTACTCGGACAAAAAGATGGGCAGGCCGTAGTCGGTGAAGTTCTTGACCTTGACGTCCCAGCCAGAGGTCTTGAAGTCGCTCTTGCACCACGAGTAATCGTTGAAGGCGAAGAAGTCGGACCGCTCCTCGTCGCTGCCGCAGTTGAAGTACTTGGCCGTCTGCATGCGGTTCTTGGACACGTCGGCGGCCGAGTAACCGACGGGGATGGCGCGGTACTTGCGTGCCTTGATGTAGGCCCTCATGTCGCGGTCGGTGGCCTTGACGTAGGGCGCGGCGAGCGTACTCTCGGCCTCATCGTGGATGACCTCGTTtccggagaagaaggcaaagGTGTTGTCGTACTGGGCGAACTCGTCGATGGTGGCAAAGACGCTCTGCAAGTAGACGGCGTTGTAAGAGGGGTGAGGGGTCGCGCGGTTGATGGAGTACAGCGGGTTGTTGACGTCAAGGGCAACGTAGATACCGGCGTCCGCGAGGGCGTTCATGCACTCCTTGTGCGACTTGGAGTTGTCGGTAGAGTAAACACGGACAACGTTAATGCCAAGATCCTCGAACTTCTTGATATCCTCAAGGCAGATCTTGGGGTCGGCAAGGGGATCCTAGAGGTCTGTGTTAGTCAACAGAGTTTTGGTATGCTAAGATGTTTAGAGGTCCATACGAGGTTGGCAGAAGAACCGCCAGGCTGGTAAGCGATACCGCGAACGTAGAATCTCTCATCACCCTTGAAGAAGGCGTTACCCTTGGCGGTGATGGGGGTGATGGAAGCACGCTTGGTGTTCTTGGTGCCGGCAACACCGGCATTAACGGTACCGGATGCCGCAAGGGCAGTGATAATGATGGTAGAACGCattttggtgatgacggtTATGCAGATAAATAAATCGTTATGTATTCAGGTGGCAAAGTGTCACACGGGGGATGTGTGCGGGAATGTACTTCTTATagagtaaaaaaaaaaaaaaaaaacaggacTAAAATACCATACAAACGAGCGATATGGCAGTAGGTTTGAAAAAGGGCCAAAAAAAGAGTTGCGGAAGAGGGAGTTTAGCGACAGACTGATGAAGAACCAACAAAAAGCCAGCGATGAATgttttaaagaagaagacttgGAGTGAGTTCAGCTCATTCTTGTGTACTCAAAGAGAAACACGAAGGGTGGCTAAAACCGGTTCGGGGAACAATGTTGTTTGGCCGGTGCATAGCCACCATCCAAGACGAGGCAAGACGCCAGCCAGCGCCAGCCATATGGTGACAAGAATCTTGGGGTTTCTTGGAAGCCTCTTGGAATGCCATCGAACCAATAGGCTGTCGCCGGCATCGCTTGGCTTTATTTAACCCGGCGTGGTGAAAACCCGTGTTGGGACCTCGGCGTATCAGGACAGTCCCGTCCTCCCAGTTCCCGCGAATGGCCTCCATTTGCTCCATCTGCTCCATTCTTGGTTTCCACCATTTCCAGGTGAGCCTGGCTCTCATCTGGTACCATAGTGTCCGCGCTGCTGGCGACTCCGAAATCCATTTCCAGGTGCGCATCGTCACTGTGACTTGGTGTATCGCTTGGGATCACGGTAGGGCTTGCTAGACTGGTGCAAAGCTGAGAAGCCTGAGAAGCTCGCTTGTTTGGGATGGACAATTTGGACAAGATGGGCTACACTAGAAGGAGGCTCAATTGCGTGCGCCAAGGTATACCAAGGCCCAGATGATTAATACCACCGTCCACTCATTTCGCGGCGGTTGATCAAACGCCATCAATCCATCCTCGACAATATTGTATACATACACTAGGTTCTCACCACCCCAACTCATCAGGAGTTTCGGTTCTGAGAATAAGGTACTGCGCACCGTTTGTTCATCATGTCCATCAATCACCCATGGACATGTGGATGGGAATCTTGAGATGTTTTAACAGAGGATTGAACTCCATAGATTTCCATACGTTAGGAATGCCGCCTCGGATCTCCCAATCATCAGGCGTCGAACCATGCTTTGGCAGGATTTGTTGTCGGAAAGTGAAACACGAGGAGGACCCAGAATGAACCAAGCATTCTCGAGGCATCATTCGTTAAATACGAGCGGGAAGCATGAGGTTGACATGAGTGGTAGAACTACGTATCCAAGTTCTCCACTTCGCTTCTCCTCCATTCCACTTTGATGAGATGCCCGTTCGATGGGAGTCCCGATTCTTGGTTCGTGATGATGGAGTCGACTGACTGGGTCTTCGAAAACAGGGCTCAAACAACGGAGCCAAAAACGAATTACCCCTGGCGGGTTGGCACTGCTTGGCGGCAACCGCATGCTGCAGCGATCCGCTGTGACATTGGATGTTAGGTCGTCCAATCTCCCCCGGCCTGGAGTGGGGCTCACCAGCTAGCTGCCGAAATTGTGGATCGCCACATCCCTCCAGCGCCCGAGTCTGGACCGACACCTCATTTGGCGGCTTTTCTCCCTTACATtggaccctaaccctctgaTTGACTCGACTTGACGATTCtgtgggagggaggagggaggcatGTGGTGTAAAGTACCCGACAGCAGCTTTCTTGGGCTCTGGGGAAGCGGATATGAAATGTCGGGAATCACTCCATTTCAAGGTTTGGCGAGCTCGATATGTGATTGGAATGATACCCTCCCCAGCATCCAGAATCGTGCCTGTCTAGCCTTGATGGAGGATTGAAGAGTGTGTGCGTCAACCTCTCCAAGCAAGAAAAAGTATATGTCCCTTGGCGACAAAAAGTGTTGCTCTGCGCACC belongs to Neurospora crassa OR74A linkage group IV, whole genome shotgun sequence and includes:
- the gel-4 gene encoding 1,3-beta-glucanosyltransferase gel1, which codes for MRSTIIITALAASGTVNAGVAGTKNTKRASITPITAKGNAFFKGDERFYVRGIAYQPGGSSANLDPLADPKICLEDIKKFEDLGINVVRVYSTDNSKSHKECMNALADAGIYVALDVNNPLYSINRATPHPSYNAVYLQSVFATIDEFAQYDNTFAFFSGNEVIHDEAESTLAAPYVKATDRDMRAYIKARKYRAIPVGYSAADVSKNRMQTAKYFNCGSDEERSDFFAFNDYSWCKSDFKTSGWDVKVKNFTDYGLPIFLSEYGCTTNGRDFGEVSALMDPKLMTKVYSGGLMYEYTMEENGYGIVNITKGKDITDQTGARIELPEFAAYKKALAKYPAPTGDGGYSQTTKAQDCPPKDDDWLVDSDELPEMPAAAKKYFENGAGKGPGLNGAGSQWAGDAASPTTGSGSGSGSGSGSGSGSSSSASASATHNAAGFSVAGPVNKGPFVVTGLALLFTLVGAVAL